Genomic segment of Geminocystis herdmanii PCC 6308:
TTTGAGTATTTTTAATGCTTGATCTATGTTTTGGGTCATAATTAAATATTGTTTAGATAGGGTCCGATCGAAATGGTCACAAAATATGCTATCCTAATTATATAATGGGTGCGTAGCTCAGTGGATAGAGCACCAGATTCCGGTTCTGGGTGTCGGGGGTTCGATTCCCTTCGTACTCGTTTTCTATATTCTTTACATCATCATTGTTTCAATTAGTTATTGTTGAAGATTGCTTTAATAAATTTTCTGTCATAGTTGCTAATTTTTCTAATTCTTTTTCTAAATATTGTGCTTTTTTTTGATGATCAATTTTTCGTTTTAATGCTTCTTTCGCTAAATCTTCTCGATTATTTTTTAACGCCTTAATCGCTACTTCTTGCCATGTATTGACTTCTTCTATATTTTGACGATATTGGGGTTGTATTTGATCCCAAACAGTTCTAATTTGATCTAAAGCATGATTAACTATGACACCAGAATTGTTTGTATCTCCTCCTTGAAATGCTTGTTTTAAAGGATCAAATAATTTATAAGTATCTAAGTGTTTAATTGTTGGAATAAAATCTTTAACTTGTTTACTTTCACTAATACCAATTTTGCACCAACTGGCAAAATGTTCACAATTATTAAACAGTAAATTATATTTATTTTCTCCTAAACGACTAAAACTTCTTTTAACGACTACTTCAGGAATAAAGGAAAAACCATCGGGATATTGACGCACATAAACTTTATTTCCTTTACTAAAGGTTTCAAAGGGCGTTTGCTCAATAATTTCACTAGGTTTGCGATAATGAATAACGCTACCATCTCCTATATCAATGCCATGATGTTGATAAATTCCACTTAGGTTAGCCAACTCACGCCATACATAAATTTGATCTCCAAATGCCATAATTTTTAGATAATTACCAATAATAATTAGTTGACAATATGTATATTAAACTTGTTTAGTATTCCAAGGATCAATGATTATTTTCTCGATACTTTCTTTCGATTTTACTTGATTTTGTTGAAAATTTCGATTACTAAATGGCATTATACGATCGTGCTTAATTAATTCATTATCTGGTATCAAATCTGAAGATTTCTCAATTTTAATCTTATCATATTTTACAACTTTTTTATGTCTTAACTTAACCTTATTTTTATCATCAAGATTTAATT
This window contains:
- a CDS encoding lecithin retinol acyltransferase family protein, giving the protein MAFGDQIYVWRELANLSGIYQHHGIDIGDGSVIHYRKPSEIIEQTPFETFSKGNKVYVRQYPDGFSFIPEVVVKRSFSRLGENKYNLLFNNCEHFASWCKIGISESKQVKDFIPTIKHLDTYKLFDPLKQAFQGGDTNNSGVIVNHALDQIRTVWDQIQPQYRQNIEEVNTWQEVAIKALKNNREDLAKEALKRKIDHQKKAQYLEKELEKLATMTENLLKQSSTITN